A DNA window from Lutra lutra chromosome 8, mLutLut1.2, whole genome shotgun sequence contains the following coding sequences:
- the SLC6A12 gene encoding sodium- and chloride-dependent betaine transporter isoform X5, with amino-acid sequence MGGGSVRMWMMVERLEERLTHRAFFIPYFIFFFTCGIPVFFLEVALGQYTSQGSVTAWRKICPLLQGIGLASVVIESYLNIYYIVILAWALFYLFSSFTSELPWTTCTNSWNTEHCMDFLNRSGARTATPSENFTSPVMEFWERRVLGITSGIHDLGALRWELALCLLLAWVICYFCIWKGVKTTGKVVYFTATFPYLMLIILLIRGVTLPGASEGIIYYLKPDLLRLKDPQVWMDAGTQIFFSFAICQGCLTALGSYNKYHNNCYRDCIALCFLNSTTSFVAGFVVFSILGFMAQEQGVPISEVAESGPGLAFIAFPKAVTMMPLSQLWSCLFFIMLIFLGLDSQFVCVECLVTASVDMFPSQLRKSGRRELLILAIAVVCYLIGLFLVTEGGMYIFQLFDYYASSGICLLFLAVFEVICVSWVYGADRFYDNVEDMIGYRPWPLVKVSWLFLTPGLCLATFLFSLSKYTPLKYNNIYVYPPWGYSIGWFLALSSMVCVPLFVIVSLLKTQGSFKKRLQQLTTPDPSLPQPKQRLYPDGGTSPDGGPSPAKEGFIAGEKETHL; translated from the exons ATGGGAGGTGGTTCTGTGAGAATGTGGATGATGGTGGAGCGTTTAGAAGAACGCCTCACACACA GAGCCTTCTTCATCCCCtacttcatcttcttcttcaCCTGTGGCATCCCGGTGTTCTTCCTGGAGGTGGCGTTGGGCCAGTACACCAGCCAAGGCAGTGTGACAGCCTGGAGAAAGATCTGCCCCCTTCTCCAGG gCATCGGTCTGGCATCTGTGGTCATCGAGTCCTATCTGAACATCTACTACATCGTTATCCTCGCCTGGGCCCTCTTTTACCTGTTCAGCTCCTTTACCTCTGAGCTGCCCTGGACAACCTGTACCAATAGCTGGAACACAG AGCACTGCATGGACTTCCTGAACCGCTCGGGAGCCCGCACAGCCACCCCCTCCGAGAACTTCACCTCGCCTGTCATGGAATTCTGGGA GAGACGTGTTTTGGGCATCACCTCAGGCATCCATGACTTGGGGGCCTTGCGCTGGGAGCTGGCCCTGTGCCTCCTGCTTGCCTGGGTCATCTGCTACTTCTGCATCTGGAAGGGGGTCAAGACCACGGGCAAG GTTGTTTATTTCACGGCCACGTTTCCCTACCTGATGCTGATTATCCTTTTGATCCGTGGCGTCACCCTTCCTGGAGCCTCTGAGGGCATCATTTATTACTTGAAGCCCGATTTGCTTCGCCTCAAGGACCCCCAG GTGTGGATGGATGCAGGCACCCAGATCTTCTTCTCCTTTGCCATCTGCCAGGGGTGCCTGACCGCCCTGGGCAGCTACAACAAGTACCACAATAATTGTTACAG GGACTGCATCGCCCTCTGCTTCCTCAACAGCACCACCAGCTTCGTGGCCGGCTTCGTGGTCTTCTCCATCCTGGGCTTCATGGCACAGGAGCAGGGGGTGCCCATCTCCGAAGTGGCCGAGTCCG GTCCTGGTCTGGCCTTCATCGCCTTCCCCAAGGCTGTCACAATGATGCCCTTATCCCAGCTGTGGTCCTGCCTTTTCTTCATCATGCTCATCTTCCTAGGGCTGGACAGCCAG TTTGTCTGTGTGGAGTGCCTGGTGACAGCCTCTGTGGACATGTTCCCCAGTCAGCTCCGGAAGAGTGGGCGGCGAGAGCTCCTCATCCTGGCTATTGCAGTCGTGTGCTACCTAATAGGGCTCTTCCTGGTTACGGAG GGCGGGATGTATATCTTCCAGCTGTTTGATTATTATGCATCTAGTGGTATATGCCTGCTCTTCCTGGCAGTGTTTGAAGTGATCTGCGTCAGCTGGGTGTACG GAGCAGACCGTTTCTATGACAACGTTGAGGACATGATTGGCTACCGGCCATGGCCCTTGGTGAAGGTCTCCTGGCTCTTTCTGACCCCTGGACTTTGCCTG gccaccttcctcttctccttgagCAAGTACACCCCTCTCAAATACAACAACATCTACGTGTACCCTCCCTGGGGCTACTCCATCGGCTGGTTCCTGGCTCTCTCCTCCATGGTCTGCGTCCCACTCTTTGTCATCGTCAGCCTTCTGAAGACCCAGGGCTCCTTCAAGAAG CGCCTGCAACAGCTCACCACCCCTGACCCCAGCCTGCCACAGCCCAAACAACGCCTGTATCCAGATGGTGGTACCAGCCCGGATGGCGGGCCTTCCCCAGCAAAGGAGGGATTCATAGCTGGGGAGAAGGAGACCCACTTGTAG